One window of the Pseudomonas knackmussii B13 genome contains the following:
- a CDS encoding ornithine cyclodeaminase family protein encodes MQDVRFLTNADVAARLAYPQLIEALREGLAGPCEAPVRGCHNLPDNASLLTMPVWRPGQDIGVKLVTVFPGNGARNLPAVAALFCLFDGENGRPLALLEASELTARRTASTSALAADYLARRDAQRLLIVGSGTLAAHMVRAHSVVRSYTDIAIWGRQAEKVAALVERLNAEGYPVRACTDLAEGVAQADTVSCVTTSREPIVRGEWLRPGTHLDLVGAFLPSMRETDSEAVRRARIVVDTREGALEEAGDLLIPLAEGVIAASAIHTQLSDLLQGQGGRRDGEEITLFKSVGYALEDLIAARLLVEQNG; translated from the coding sequence ATGCAAGACGTTCGTTTCCTCACCAACGCCGACGTCGCCGCACGCCTGGCTTATCCACAACTGATCGAAGCGCTGCGCGAGGGCCTGGCCGGCCCCTGCGAGGCGCCAGTGCGCGGCTGCCACAACCTGCCGGACAACGCCTCGCTGCTGACCATGCCGGTGTGGCGGCCGGGACAGGACATCGGCGTGAAGCTGGTCACCGTGTTCCCCGGCAACGGCGCGCGCAACTTGCCGGCGGTAGCCGCGCTGTTCTGCCTGTTCGACGGCGAGAACGGCCGTCCGCTGGCGCTGCTCGAAGCCTCCGAACTGACCGCGCGGCGCACCGCCAGCACCTCGGCGCTGGCCGCCGACTACCTGGCGCGGCGCGATGCCCAGCGCCTGCTGATCGTTGGTAGCGGCACCCTGGCGGCGCATATGGTCCGCGCCCACAGCGTGGTGCGCAGTTACACCGATATCGCCATCTGGGGCCGGCAAGCGGAGAAGGTCGCCGCGCTGGTCGAACGCCTGAACGCCGAAGGCTACCCGGTGCGTGCCTGCACCGACCTCGCCGAAGGCGTAGCCCAGGCCGATACCGTCAGCTGCGTGACCACCTCGCGCGAGCCGATAGTGCGCGGCGAATGGCTGCGCCCCGGCACGCACCTCGACCTGGTCGGCGCCTTCCTGCCGAGCATGCGCGAGACCGACAGCGAAGCGGTGCGCCGTGCGCGCATCGTCGTCGACACCCGCGAAGGTGCGCTGGAGGAGGCGGGCGACCTGCTGATTCCGCTGGCCGAAGGGGTGATCGCCGCGTCGGCTATCCACACCCAGCTCAGCGACCTGTTGCAGGGCCAGGGCGGGCGCCGCGACGGCGAGGAGATCACCCTGTTCAAATCGGTCGGCTACGCCCTGGAAGACCTGATCGCCGCACGCCTGCTGGTGGAGCAGAACGGCTGA
- a CDS encoding ABC transporter permease subunit — protein MDGIFLQQMINGLTLGSVYGLIAIGYTMVYGIIGMINFAHGEVYMVSAYLSAIGLAVLAFFGVQSFPLLILGTLAFTIFVTGVYGWAIERIAYKPLRNSTRLAPLISAIGMSLILQNYVQLSQGPRQQGVPTLLEGAIKFHVGEGWVQLTYTKLFILIASFVGMAVLTYVIQHTKLGRMCRATQQDRKMASILGINTDRVISYVFVIGASMAALAGVLITMNYGTFDFYAGFVIGIKAFTAAVLGGIGSLPGAMLGGLILGVAEAQFSGMVNTDYKDVFAFGLLVTILIFRPQGLLGRPQVTKV, from the coding sequence GTGGACGGTATCTTCCTTCAGCAAATGATCAACGGGCTGACCCTCGGGTCGGTCTACGGCCTGATCGCCATCGGCTACACCATGGTTTACGGGATCATCGGCATGATCAACTTCGCCCACGGCGAGGTGTACATGGTCTCGGCCTACCTTTCCGCGATCGGCCTGGCCGTGCTGGCCTTCTTCGGCGTGCAGTCCTTCCCGCTGCTGATCCTCGGCACTCTGGCCTTCACCATCTTCGTTACCGGCGTGTATGGCTGGGCTATCGAACGCATCGCCTACAAGCCGCTGCGCAACTCCACCCGCCTGGCCCCGCTGATCTCGGCCATCGGCATGTCGCTGATCCTGCAGAACTACGTGCAGCTCTCCCAGGGCCCGCGCCAGCAGGGCGTGCCGACGCTGCTCGAGGGCGCGATCAAGTTCCATGTCGGTGAAGGCTGGGTCCAGCTGACCTACACCAAGCTGTTCATCCTGATCGCGTCCTTCGTCGGCATGGCCGTGCTGACCTACGTGATCCAGCACACCAAGCTCGGCCGCATGTGCCGCGCCACCCAGCAGGATCGCAAGATGGCCTCGATCCTCGGCATCAACACCGACCGGGTGATCTCCTACGTGTTCGTGATCGGTGCGTCCATGGCCGCCCTGGCCGGTGTGCTGATCACCATGAACTACGGCACCTTCGACTTCTATGCCGGCTTCGTCATCGGCATCAAGGCGTTCACCGCCGCGGTGCTCGGCGGCATCGGCTCGCTGCCCGGCGCCATGCTCGGCGGCCTCATCCTCGGCGTCGCCGAGGCGCAGTTCTCCGGCATGGTGAACACCGACTACAAGGACGTGTTCGCCTTCGGCCTGCTGGTGACCATCCTGATCTTCCGACCGCAAGGACTCCTGGGCCGTCCCCAGGTGACGAAGGTGTGA
- a CDS encoding NAD(P)/FAD-dependent oxidoreductase yields the protein MSLRQECLWEYLTPERPDAPALQGERKADVCVIGAGFTGLSAALHLLEEGQRVCVLEAHRTGNGGAGRNVGLVNAGLWIPPDEIEAGLGADVGGRLNRMLGAAPSLVFSLIDKYGIQCQARNEGTLHMAHNQRGLDDLRSRCEQWQRRGAPGELLTGAACAEACGTEKIAGALLDRRAGTVNPMAYVSGLARAVVGMGGELYHHSAVTALHKEGDAWRVRTDAGSVLAQKVVIASSAYTEGEWTQLRRTFFPGYYYQVASRPLEGAEADRILPGGQGSWDTRQVLSSIRRDADGRLLLGSLGKGTGKPAWFLKSWADRIQQHYFPRLGKVDWEFTWTGCIDFTPDHLMRLFEPAPGLLAMSGYNGRGVTTGTVVGKAFADFLLRGDSNALPMPLRPLEEISAVGLRSCLYEAGFSLYHAGQCLRVVI from the coding sequence ATGTCGCTTCGCCAAGAGTGTCTGTGGGAATACCTGACCCCCGAGCGGCCGGATGCACCGGCGCTTCAAGGGGAACGCAAGGCCGATGTCTGTGTGATCGGTGCCGGCTTCACCGGCCTTTCGGCGGCGCTGCATCTGTTGGAAGAGGGCCAGCGCGTGTGCGTGCTGGAGGCTCATCGCACCGGCAATGGCGGCGCCGGGCGCAACGTCGGGCTGGTCAACGCCGGCCTGTGGATTCCGCCGGACGAGATCGAGGCCGGTCTGGGCGCGGACGTCGGCGGGCGCCTCAACCGCATGCTGGGCGCGGCTCCTTCGCTGGTCTTCTCGCTGATCGACAAGTACGGCATCCAGTGCCAGGCGCGCAACGAAGGCACCCTGCACATGGCGCACAACCAGCGCGGCCTGGACGACCTGCGCAGCCGCTGCGAACAGTGGCAGCGGCGCGGCGCCCCCGGCGAACTGCTGACCGGCGCGGCCTGTGCCGAAGCCTGTGGCACCGAGAAAATCGCCGGCGCATTGCTCGACCGCCGTGCCGGCACCGTCAACCCGATGGCCTACGTCAGCGGCCTGGCCCGCGCCGTGGTCGGCATGGGTGGCGAGCTCTATCACCATTCGGCGGTCACCGCCCTGCACAAGGAAGGCGACGCCTGGCGCGTGCGCACCGACGCCGGCAGCGTGCTGGCGCAGAAGGTGGTGATCGCCTCCAGCGCCTACACCGAAGGCGAGTGGACGCAGCTGCGCCGCACTTTCTTCCCCGGTTACTACTACCAGGTCGCCTCGCGTCCGCTGGAAGGCGCCGAGGCTGATCGAATCCTGCCCGGCGGCCAGGGTTCCTGGGACACCCGCCAGGTGCTCAGCAGCATCCGTCGCGACGCCGATGGCCGCCTGCTGCTCGGCAGCCTGGGCAAGGGCACCGGCAAGCCGGCCTGGTTCCTCAAGAGCTGGGCCGATCGCATCCAGCAGCATTACTTCCCCCGGCTGGGCAAGGTGGACTGGGAGTTCACCTGGACCGGCTGCATCGACTTCACCCCCGACCACCTGATGCGCCTGTTCGAGCCGGCGCCGGGGCTGCTCGCCATGAGCGGCTACAACGGTCGCGGCGTGACCACGGGCACCGTGGTAGGCAAGGCCTTCGCCGATTTCCTGTTGCGCGGCGACAGCAATGCCCTGCCCATGCCGCTGCGTCCCCTCGAGGAAATATCCGCGGTGGGCCTACGCAGTTGTCTGTACGAAGCGGGCTTCTCGCTTTATCACGCCGGCCAGTGCCTGCGCGTGGTGATCTGA
- the livM gene encoding high-affinity branched-chain amino acid ABC transporter permease LivM: MTSATASAPRLDLKKSVLDAVLAGLVALIVFGPIVGIVLDGYSFNLQPQRLAMMVGAVMLGRLLLSLYLQTPAGQRGLERFEGSDSGISVLPPGYKTRLRWIVPLLVVAAVIMPFFATKYLLTVVILGLIYVLLGLGLNIVVGLAGLLDLGYVAFYAIGAYGLALGYQYLGLGFWTMLPLAAVMAAVAGALLGFPVLRMHGDYLAIVTLGFGEIIRLILNNWLSFTGGPNGMPVPSPTFFGLEFGRRAKEGGTPIHEFLGIDYNQNLKFIFIYAVLFLVVLLVLYIKHRLVRMPVGRAWEALREDEIACRSLGLNHVLVKLSAFMLGASTAGLAGVFFASYQGFVNPSSFTFFESALILAIVVLGGMGSTVGVVLAAFVLTVTPELLRSFADYRVLLFGILMVLMMIWRPRGLIRINRRGFAVRKGVAP; the protein is encoded by the coding sequence ATGACTTCCGCAACTGCCTCCGCTCCGCGCCTCGACCTGAAAAAGAGCGTGCTGGACGCCGTCCTCGCCGGCCTGGTCGCGCTCATCGTCTTCGGCCCCATCGTCGGCATCGTCCTCGACGGCTACAGCTTCAACCTGCAACCCCAGCGCCTGGCCATGATGGTCGGCGCCGTGATGCTTGGCCGCCTGCTGCTCAGCCTGTACCTGCAGACCCCAGCCGGCCAACGCGGGCTGGAGCGCTTCGAGGGTTCGGACTCCGGCATCAGCGTGCTGCCGCCCGGCTACAAGACCCGCCTGCGCTGGATCGTCCCGCTGCTGGTGGTGGCCGCGGTGATCATGCCGTTCTTCGCCACCAAGTACCTGCTCACCGTGGTCATCCTCGGCCTGATCTACGTGCTGCTCGGTCTGGGCCTGAACATCGTGGTCGGCCTCGCCGGTCTGCTCGACCTCGGCTACGTGGCCTTCTACGCCATCGGCGCCTACGGCCTGGCGCTGGGCTACCAGTACCTGGGCCTGGGCTTCTGGACCATGCTTCCGCTGGCCGCCGTGATGGCTGCCGTCGCTGGTGCGCTGCTGGGCTTCCCGGTGCTGCGCATGCACGGTGACTACCTGGCCATCGTGACCCTCGGCTTCGGCGAGATCATCCGCCTGATCCTCAACAACTGGCTGTCCTTCACCGGCGGCCCGAACGGCATGCCGGTGCCCTCGCCGACCTTCTTCGGCCTGGAATTCGGTCGCCGGGCGAAGGAGGGCGGCACGCCAATCCACGAGTTCCTCGGCATCGATTACAACCAGAACCTCAAGTTCATCTTCATCTACGCCGTGCTCTTCCTGGTCGTGCTGCTGGTGCTCTACATCAAGCACCGCCTGGTGCGCATGCCGGTCGGCCGCGCCTGGGAAGCGCTGCGCGAAGATGAGATCGCCTGCCGCTCGCTGGGCTTGAACCACGTGCTGGTGAAGCTCTCGGCGTTCATGCTCGGCGCTTCCACCGCGGGCCTGGCCGGGGTGTTCTTCGCCAGCTACCAGGGCTTCGTCAACCCGTCCTCGTTCACCTTCTTCGAGTCGGCGCTGATCCTCGCCATCGTGGTGCTGGGCGGCATGGGTTCGACGGTCGGCGTGGTGCTCGCGGCCTTCGTGCTGACCGTGACGCCTGAGCTGCTGCGCAGCTTCGCCGACTACCGCGTGCTGCTGTTCGGCATCCTCATGGTGCTGATGATGATCTGGCGTCCGCGCGGGCTGATCCGCATCAACCGCCGCGGCTTCGCCGTACGCAAGGGGGTGGCGCCATGA
- a CDS encoding ATP-binding cassette domain-containing protein — translation MSDKILSVEHLMMHFGGIKALNDVNLDVERGSITALIGPNGAGKTTVFNCLTGFYKATGGKILLNTQGSPTDVIKVLGQPFEGGDFVNPAKFANRLYYKMFGGTHLVNRAGLARTFQNIRLFRDMSVVENLLVAQHMYANRNLISGILNTPGYRRAESEALDHAFYWLEVVDLVDCANRLAGEMSYGQQRRLEIARAMCTRPELICLDEPAAGLNPAETQALSRIVRYLRDHHGITVLLIEHDMGMVMNISDHIIVLDHGDVIARGLPAEIRSNEKVIAAYLGADEEELA, via the coding sequence ATGAGCGACAAGATCCTCAGTGTCGAGCACCTGATGATGCACTTCGGCGGCATCAAGGCGCTGAACGACGTCAACCTGGATGTGGAGCGCGGTTCGATCACCGCGCTGATCGGCCCCAACGGCGCCGGCAAGACCACCGTGTTCAACTGCCTGACCGGCTTCTACAAGGCCACCGGCGGCAAGATCCTGCTCAACACCCAGGGCTCGCCGACCGACGTGATCAAGGTGCTCGGCCAGCCGTTCGAGGGCGGCGACTTCGTAAATCCGGCGAAATTCGCCAACCGCCTGTACTACAAGATGTTCGGCGGCACCCACCTGGTGAACCGCGCAGGCCTGGCGCGTACCTTCCAGAACATCCGCCTGTTCCGCGACATGTCGGTGGTGGAGAACCTGCTGGTCGCGCAGCACATGTACGCCAACCGCAACCTCATCTCCGGCATCCTCAACACCCCCGGCTACCGCCGCGCGGAAAGCGAGGCGCTGGACCACGCCTTCTACTGGCTGGAGGTGGTCGACCTGGTGGACTGCGCCAACCGCCTGGCCGGCGAGATGTCCTACGGCCAGCAGCGCCGCCTGGAGATCGCCCGCGCCATGTGCACGCGCCCCGAGCTGATCTGCCTGGACGAACCGGCCGCCGGCCTCAACCCGGCCGAGACCCAGGCGCTGAGCCGCATCGTTCGTTACCTGCGCGATCACCACGGGATCACCGTGCTGCTCATCGAGCACGACATGGGCATGGTCATGAACATTTCCGACCACATCATCGTGCTCGACCACGGCGACGTGATCGCCCGTGGCCTGCCGGCAGAAATTCGCAGCAACGAGAAGGTTATCGCCGCCTACCTGGGCGCAGACGAAGAGGAGCTCGCATGA
- a CDS encoding ABC transporter ATP-binding protein has protein sequence MTAPILEFRDVDVFYGPIQALKKVSLTVNEGETVALIGANGAGKSTLLMSIFGQPRAAAGQILYRGEDIAKRSAHYVASNGIAQSPEGRRVFPDMSVEENLLMGTIPIGIDHVQEDMERMFDLFPRLKERRNQRAMTMSGGEQQMLAIARALMSRPKVLLLDEPSLGLAPIVVKQIFQILRELAQSGMTLFLVEQNANHALKLSDRGYVMVNGEIRLTGTGAELLGNQDVRNAYLGGH, from the coding sequence ATGACGGCGCCCATTCTGGAATTCCGTGATGTGGATGTGTTCTACGGGCCGATCCAGGCGCTGAAGAAGGTTTCCCTGACCGTCAACGAAGGCGAGACGGTGGCGCTGATCGGCGCCAACGGCGCCGGCAAGTCCACCCTGCTGATGTCGATCTTCGGCCAGCCGCGCGCGGCAGCCGGGCAGATCCTCTACCGCGGCGAGGACATCGCCAAGCGCTCTGCGCACTACGTGGCCTCCAACGGCATCGCGCAGTCGCCGGAAGGGCGCCGGGTGTTCCCCGACATGTCGGTGGAGGAAAACCTGCTGATGGGCACCATCCCCATCGGCATCGACCACGTGCAGGAAGACATGGAGCGCATGTTCGACCTCTTCCCGCGCCTGAAGGAGCGGCGCAACCAGCGCGCCATGACCATGTCCGGCGGCGAGCAGCAGATGCTCGCCATCGCCCGCGCGCTGATGAGCCGGCCCAAGGTGCTGCTGCTCGACGAACCCTCGCTGGGCCTCGCGCCCATCGTGGTCAAGCAGATCTTCCAGATCCTCCGCGAACTGGCGCAGAGCGGCATGACCCTGTTCCTCGTCGAGCAGAACGCCAACCACGCGCTCAAGCTGTCCGACCGCGGCTACGTGATGGTCAACGGCGAGATTCGCCTGACCGGCACCGGCGCCGAACTGCTCGGCAACCAGGACGTGCGCAACGCCTACCTGGGCGGGCACTGA
- a CDS encoding SDR family oxidoreductase — protein MTSSVFITGATSGFGEACARRFAREGWSLIISGRREDRLQALAKELSSQTEVLPIVLDVRDRAAVTRAVDNLPAKFDKLTALINNAGLALGADPAQNCDLDDWDTMVDTNIKGLMYCTRLLLPRLIAQGRGASILNLGSVAGQWPYPGSHVYGATKAFVEQFSLSLRCDLQGTGVRVSNIEPGLCESEFSLVRFGGDQARYDKTYAGAEALQPEDIAETIWWMINQPAHININSLEIMPVSQAWAGFSVHRKE, from the coding sequence ATGACCTCCAGCGTATTCATCACCGGCGCCACGTCCGGTTTCGGCGAAGCCTGCGCCCGCCGCTTCGCCCGCGAAGGCTGGTCGCTGATCATCAGCGGCCGTCGCGAGGATCGCCTGCAGGCGCTGGCCAAGGAGCTTTCGAGCCAGACCGAGGTGCTGCCGATCGTCCTCGACGTGCGCGATCGCGCCGCCGTGACCCGCGCCGTCGACAACCTGCCCGCCAAATTCGACAAGCTGACCGCGCTGATCAACAACGCAGGCCTCGCCCTGGGCGCGGACCCGGCGCAGAACTGCGACCTGGACGACTGGGACACCATGGTCGACACCAACATCAAGGGCCTGATGTATTGCACCCGCCTGCTGCTGCCGCGCCTGATCGCCCAGGGCCGCGGGGCGAGCATCCTCAACCTCGGCTCGGTGGCCGGCCAGTGGCCCTATCCCGGTAGCCACGTCTATGGCGCGACCAAGGCCTTCGTCGAGCAGTTCTCGCTGAGCCTGCGCTGCGACCTGCAAGGCACCGGCGTGCGCGTCAGCAACATCGAGCCAGGCCTGTGCGAGAGCGAGTTCTCCCTGGTGCGCTTCGGCGGCGACCAGGCGCGCTACGACAAGACCTACGCCGGCGCGGAAGCGCTGCAGCCGGAAGACATCGCCGAAACCATCTGGTGGATGATCAACCAGCCCGCGCACATCAACATCAACAGCCTGGAGATCATGCCGGTGAGCCAGGCCTGGGCCGGGTTCTCGGTGCATCGGAAGGAGTGA